The following is a genomic window from Corvus moneduloides isolate bCorMon1 chromosome 7, bCorMon1.pri, whole genome shotgun sequence.
caggtgtcGTGACACCTGGCACCAACTCTCTGCACAGGGCTCCGCCTCTCACTCGCCGGCCGTCAGAAAGGATTTTCAGGCTGTGGTTGCCATGCCCTAGGCAGCATCTGCCTGAAAGTGCCTCTGCTCCAAGGACAAGGGCCCAGATCTCTGCGTGTCCCTTGCCCTCACACGCCGTGCGGGCAGCTCCGTGCCCGGCTCCTCCCCATGCGCATCTGGCCCGCTGACCACAGTGATGGCCAGAGGCCCAGCACTCCATCCCTGCCCATTGTGAACCCCTTGCTGTTCACACCACACCCTCCCGGCGGGTCAGGCCAGGTGGGAAGGGCTCTCGGGAGAGGCTCTCGGGAAGGGCTCTTGGGGGCCCCGAGCATCCCAGccccttccttttccagctccccGCGAAGGGGAGAGGCCCCTGCCGCTCTGGGCTGAGCAGGCGCTGCTGTGCAGGGGAGGTACGAAGCGAGTCCAAGGCTCTCGGAAGCCCTGGGGAGCCTTTCCCACCGAAAGCTCTGGGAGTGGTCACAAAGACTGATAGAatcagagtggtttgggttggaagggaccttaaagctcatcttgttccacccccgtgccatgggcagggacacctttccctatcccaggttgctcccagccctgtccagcgTGGCCTTGGCTGGAATCACCGTAACCACGTTTTCAAGAGGGACGTGCcacccccagagcagctgtcagCAGGAACAGACCCACAGTATAAGTTGGTACAAGCGAAGCTCAGAATTTCCCCAGGCCAAGGAGCAAATAAACAAGTGTGAATGGCACAATGAGGGCTGTGTCTGCTGGCACAATGCAGAATTGCCCTGTATTATTTTCACGTTGCCAGTAAATAATTGCCTTTATGTAGAACAAGAAAAGTCAAAGCGATaatcagtgctgctggagatgtAAAACTAATCCTTAAAAAGGCACTTATGGCTGCAGGAGGCCACTGTATAACTCCATCCTTACCTCCTCTCCCTTGCCAGCTGTTCTCAGCTTTCCCAGATGCTTTCTGGAGTGACAATTGCAAAGCTAAATCCCAACTCTAGACAAATCTgaatgtaaaacatttttaaaagattgcCACCACTGCATGGTGGTTACACAAAGGTCTTTCAAAATGGAGAAGGGTAATGTCCAGGTGAGACAAAAATAATGGATAAAACTCACCTGGTTTTgacaaaataatctttaaaattttgtgtCTAAACTTAGCATGAAAATCAAGAAGACACCTAAGAGTCTGACCTGGTGGCATTGGGAGATTAGGTGttcctggcagtggccaagcTCACCATGTGCACGCAGGCACAGGCATGGAGGTGCcggctgagctgctgccctcaGGGCCAGCCCAGACCCCGCTGCGTCTCTGGAGATGGCACTGGTCACCGGTACCACTGGCCCAAGGCCACCCTGGGCTGGCGGGGCAGACACCGTGGccagccagcaccagcagcactgcccacagctgCCCCCCGGCCTGGTGGGGAccccagcaccagggctggggctgccagcgaggagggacagcaggggaagAGGAGCCCGGTGTGGGCTGGCTGCACCCTGGGTCACAGTCCCGCTCACACggggggcagcagggccggTGTGGGCAGGCAGGTGACACCACTGCTCACACCTGAGTCCCCAGTGCTATCACACCCCGAGTGAGGGGTGGCAGGAAGGGCACAGGGGCCTCGGTGCCCCCTCATCCCCTTCGGCTCCCAGCCAGCAGCGCCTGCCCGCGGTGTCGGTGCATCTCCACCCCCGCAGCACAACGTGGGCACGGACggtgctggcagagggaggCTGCCAGGGCACCATCAGGCACAAGGACAGGCAgactgcaaaacagagcaggggGGTGCCAGCAGTCGtccctttttccccctgccctggcagtgtCACGACTGCCACACTGCCAGCTCATTACTGCACGGCTGGTGGCTTGGGCCACGTGCGTGTCGGCAGCCAGAGGagccccagccagctccagccttCCTGTGGTCTCAACACGCTTGTAAAGGTGGAGACAAAATAAGAGGATAACCTTAAAATCAAATGGGTATGCACTTAGCAAactgattatttattttcctgcgCTATGGACGCTTCTGCCCCTGTCAAAGCCAAGATGTTAAATTTTCACAGTGTATTATAAATCATatacaaaaagaaggaaagcagtgACCTTGTGTTGCGTGAAGAGACACGTCTTGggggaacaaaataaaaccaagcttGGAGCAAAGGCTTGGTGTGTTAGGCACTTCCCCTCAGTTCATAAGTGCATCATGGACTCAAACTCATCGATCCGCTGCTTGGTGTTTCCTTTGCGGATCCTCCGGTAGGAGATTGTGTTGTATCTGGAATAGCTGTGTCTGGAGATGTCATTCTTTTTTCCCAGGCCGGGCTGCTCCCCCCGTTTCTCCAGCGGGGAGTTGCAGCCGGGGCTGGCCGGGGGCGGTGGTTGCTTGTCGCTGTCTCTCTGCTGCAGGCGGGACGCTTCGCTGTTCTCCTTCTTGATTTCAATCACCTGAACTTCATCCTCTTCGgtgtcctcctcctctgcctcctcctcttcctcctcctcctccccggcCGGGTTCCCTGTGGGGTCGGCGCTGCCCGCCAGGGTCTCCGTGCCGGGAGCGGCCGCCGTGTCTggcccggcgctgcccgcgggCAGCCCCGCTGTGCCCCCCGGCCCTGCGCGACACGGGCGCGGCGGTGAGAGGGGCTCCGGGGACACTCACCCGCTcctgccccacatcccccaccccagggacagggggagcACGGCCAGGCTGGACCCCAACACCGGGGCTGCCTGGGGCACGCTGGAGAGACTCCCTGCGCTCCCAAACTCATTGCTTGCCCTTTCTAATGCCTCCCCCGTTGTACTCCCACTcccgggaagggaagggaagggaagggaagggaagggaagggaagggaagggaagggaagggaagggaagggagctATTCTGCAtgcagtgcccagctgtgccccactGGGACGTGTCCCTCCCTCAGCAGTGGCCGCCCTGGCGGCGATGGCCATCTCCCATTTGCCCTGTTTGGCACGTCTCTGTGGTTAATGATGCTTTAATGTTGCAACAAATGGTCTATTCAAGGTTTTGCCTGTGGGGTCCAGAGTATTAATTAGACTAAATTGGTTGGGTACTAAAAAGCTGCCTGCAATTTCGAGATAAAGTGCTGTGGTTGCAGGGCGGGTGCAGGGGGCCCATGAGAGATCCTTTAATAGGTTTTATTGTGTGCTCctaaagcagcacagctggaataTGGATGTCAGCTCTAAGTGGGAAAGCTCCACCACTATTCACCTCACAGCCTAGGCAGCTGctatgaaatattaatttgctCATGACAAATgttcagatatttttccttttgttaatgGAAGCAGGTTTTGCTTCCAGGGCTGAGCCCATGACTCATTTAGAGCCCACTTCAAAGATCAGGGCAGagcatccccagcagctcccggtCCAGCCACCCTTGTCCCACCACTGCCAAAGCCACAGAGATGGGAGGAGCCTGTGGGTGGGAGATGTGGAAAGGAATAATGCCTAGAGCCCCCTCGGAGAGACGCGGCTGTTCTCCTCTAGTAACACTccaataaatataatataaaatactcCTTTGGTAACTCTCCATAAAATACTCCTCCTTTCGGAGGAGTGGCTGCAGTTTGCATAGTGAATTAAGTATGTTCATTTATGCATATACTCAGTATGTTTGTAACTCCTGACCAGGATGGGCAGTGAcccccctgcagccctgctcacccACAGGAGATGGCTGAGGGTCCATTTCCACCATTTTCACCCAGAAACGAGCAGAGCAGACCCAGTAGCAGGTGTTCAGGGGAGCAATTTTTTGTGGGTAGTTGGTCATTGGGGGATTCAACACTTGATGAATCAGGCAGGAAAAGAATTTGGGTTTTGTGACCACCAGCAGCCTCACAAGGTTCTCCTCTGAGCATGGAGCAGAAGACAGAGTATCTCCCAACCTCATGAGGCTGTTGGGGACCTCCTGGCTGAAGACCCCACAAAGCTTCAATACCCCAAGGTCGAGGAGATTCGTAAAACCTCTGTAGGGAAGATACCAGCCGTGGTTTCTAAGGTGCAGCAACTCACAGATGAGAAATGAGTCACTGCTCTCTGGAATAGAAGGGTCTGACCCAATTAAAAAGATAATAACCACCTACATCCAGCATCCATTGTGTCTTTGCTACACATCAGGGAAACCCCGCATCAGATGGCATTTTGCATTACCTTCCCCTGATCCCTGGCCATTGGTCCCTGTGTCCTGGATATCCGCTGGTCCCTGCTGTAGTGTCCCATTGTTCTCCGCTCGCTTTTCTTTGGGAAACACAAAGCACAAGACATGGGCTGATGGAGCAATTAGTGATGACAATCAGGTTTTAATGGCTGCAGATCGGCAGATTTTCAGAGCAGATTTAGATTTGCTCGTTTCTTTAGTTACGAACTGTTCATTGCATCCATCAAATGTGACCCAGACTCTGAATTActccaagtcactgttacaGCTACCACCAGATTAGGAATTTTGACTAACACGTGCAGTACATCCCGCTATTCATCAGGCTATAGATAGAACAGAACTTTTCTCTCCCAGCACTTAGAGACAGGCAGCCCCGTACGATACCTTGGCACCGCTTCTCTCCAGCAAAATTCCCAGGAGTGATGTCCTCTCCCAATGAATTTCTATTTTCCtccagattttccttttcaggtGAAGTGTCAGGGCTCGTTTCCGCATTTGCGTACGGGACTGTCCCAACAGATTTTGCAATTTCATCGATGCCACCGATGACGGGGCGCGGGCCGTGCTCCGGGGAAACGCTCCCGTTGCACGCCGGCATGGTGGGTGCTGCAGGGATTTCTTCCGTCATGCTGAGGGCCGGaccgtgccgtgccgtgccgtgctCTCCGACTGGGGCCCTGCTCCTCCGGggccccgctcctgccccggGGTGGGGAGCTCCTCGTCACCCCTTCGCCCCGGGGTCTGGTCCCCTGCGAGAGCGGTCCTGGCGCGTCTCCTCTGCCGAGCCCGCGGCCGCACCATCCGCTGTGCCCAGGGCTTGCCAGCCCAATCAGCACCTCCCTTGTCGCCAAGGCTCTGCCCGTTGCATAATTAAGTGCACCATTGTAATTTAGATAAACAAACAATCTGAAGCAAGGAAGCTTTTGTGCTGGCCTGGAGAGCGGGGCTGTGGGCATGTCAGCCCCGCGGCAATAAACGGGAGTTTGTGCTCCGGGCACAACGGCCCTTTGTGTCCCCGCTGGACACAGGCACGGCCATTGTTCTGACCCCTAATCCCCGGAGGGTGACCACCTTCCCCAGCGCCTGCCACCTAACCCGCTTAACATTCCCCATCGGGTTTGTGCCGGGAATCCTGCCGGGGATGAACCTCGCCGTGGATGGACCCTGCCGTGGATGGACCCTGCCGTGGATGGACCCTGCCGTGGATGGACCCTGCCGTGGATGGACCTTGCCGGGGATGGACCTTGCCAAGGATGGACCCTGCCGGGGGTGGACCTTGCTGAGGATGGACCCTGCCATGGATGGACCTCACCATAGATGGACCTCACTGAGGATGAACCTCGCCCTGGATGGACCTTGCCAAGGATGAACCTCACCGAGGATGGACCTTGCCAAGGATGAACCCTGCCGTGGATGGACCCCGCCGTGGATGGACCTCGCCATGCTGTGGGGGCTCAATGGGCACATTTTGCCCTGTGGGGAGCAGCCCGGGCAGTGGGAAGGGCACAGGCCCTGTACACGGCGTGGTGCCACACTGTCCACCTGTGCCTGGCCACAGGCCCTggacagccagcactgctcagaggggctgtggctgcctctggagccctggcagtgtcccaggccaggttggatggggcttggagcaacctggaatagtggaaggtgtccctgcccatggcagggggtggaacaggatgagctttaaggtcccttccaacccaagacattccatgattctctcAGTAGCTCTCAGTCAGACCTAAGGCTGGCAGGATCCAGAGTAGAGTGTTTTGCAGAGGGAAGCTGGAGAATCagtggagcagcactggggcatTTCTGACCGCAGCTGAACTTGTCTCAACCCTGCTGCCCAAAGCCAGGTTTACATAAGAATGTAATCTCCTGCTGTGAATGACATTCTGTGTTTGTACAATACAACACTTCTGGTATCTTTGGGCTTTAGGGTTTGGAAATCCTCTTGGGGAGTTCAGCCCCTGATTAGAAATGGATCCAAAGCCTTTCCACTGCTTCTATTCATCTCTTGAGTTCGTGTCTTTAAATCAACAAgttttcattattgttttgAAATGAGCTCGGTTTAATTGATTTATAAAATCCATCCTTCGCTGGAAAACTCTGtccaaaaaaaatgaatgataaGGTTTGAAAGTGAGTTGACCGTGCAGCAACTGGTGCCCtcaggaggagaggctgagtACCCAGCAAGGTCTGgtggctggagaggaggaagtTCCTTTCTATTATCAGAGAGTCACAGAACCATTTGGGTTGCCACAGCACCCCGCAGGATTGCAGACGGAAAAGGCAGCTGTGGGTTCTTCCCACCACAGGCAGCTGTTTGTAAACACTGGGCAAAGCTGCCTCTCAAGGCAGGGAAACATTCCTTCTGCACAAACCCAGTGGGGTGGATTTCTGCCTcttcaagcttttaaaaatgaaaaagctttcttctttccaaTCTGGtgtggcacagccacagctggatGTGACACCACTAACAGCAGCTGGTCCATGCCAGGAGCACCGGGACTCGCTGCTGGCTCTGTCTGTGGATAAGTGTGAGTCCCCTTTGCCTTGCAGGGCTGGCAGGCCCGCGATAACCACGAGTGCCATCTTCTGctcagagctcagagctgggtgTGACCAGCGGCTGCCACAGGGGAACACGGCCCGCGTGGGAAAGGAAGTGCTGGGTGTGGCTGGAGGAACCagctcagcagaacagcaggagGGAGCCAGGACCTGGTGGGAGGGTCTGGGCACTGGGTAGGACCCCGTTGAACAGTTAAGTCCCCTCAGAAGGTCAGGCTCTGTAGCATTcatcaaattaattaaaatgttccatttaaaatcaaattgcaTTCTTCGAAGACCAGCTGCACTTTCCTCTGCAGTAAACTTGTGTTACCCCCTCAGCCCCTGGGGGATAAGCCGAGAAAAGGTTCCACTGGCTGCTGGGAACTCTCCAGTCCCTGCAGTGCCCCCGTGATCAGTGAGaacacctctgctgctggaggtccAGAGCACCCGGAGCCGAACCCAAACCCCTGGTGTCACTGTCCCGTGCCGCCTGTACACccaccctcctcctgccccgctcccgggaggcagagcaggatcCACCCAAAGTGCTCTCTGCAAGGAGAAATGCCATTTCAAAAAGCTGtagcagctgctttgctttctgagcACTTTGGCTGTCCTATgagctccttcctcccccacaggctggggcacagcagagctcaaTGCTTGTCACCCACATCCTGTTTGTGATCCTGGCTGTGAACGTGTCATGTTGTCATTTCATAGCACCCAAAGCGTGCTCTCACCCTGCTGGGACCACATCACTTGTTCTGTCTGTCTTGAGCCTGCTGGGTGTTCAGgctcctccagcctttccaTGCTCACAGTAAGTGCCTATATCCCAGAGTGTGGCAAATTAACCTTTCATACCAAAGGAATCACAGCTTTGGCCTGTAAAGCTGCAATAAATTAGAGTCCCTTTCTCAGTGCTGGGGCCGCCCATTCCCTTTAGGCACTACAACTCTCACCAGATGTTCAGTTTTTTCTGCCCTCAGTTCCTTTTGGACACCCCTAATCTGCCTGTAACTCAACACTTTGGCCAATGAGAACCaatctctgatttttatttctccctccAGCTGGTGCTACTGGCAATGAAAAGTAGAAACCTATTTTGAGATAGCAAATCATGGGCAAAAGCTTGGTGTCTAGTGACGAGCtccagagcccagagcagcacctgAAATGCCCCAGCCTGGACTGGGGATGGGCTTCAACACCATGGGGGTGTTGGAGCAGAACCCCCCTCcctccaggggctggggctggacccagagcagaggagctcccAGGCTGAACTGCAGGCACTCGGTGCAGCAGCAAGGACAGGACATCACCCTCATGTACAAAAAGCTCCTCTCCTGATCGTCCTCCAGCTCCCCTGActtccctccagctcctctgagtgccctccagctctcccagagaCCTGACATGTTTCCAGCTACTTAATCCTTTCCACAGAAATTACAGAGGCCGGTACTGACTCTTCTGCCTTAGCAATGTCTATGAATCAGAGAAGTTTTGGGAACAGATTGCTTTTGTTTGGAGCTCATCTCGGAGGGAAGCTATTGGATTTAGCCTGTGGTCCCTCTCAAGCCCAGAAAACCCTGGAATGGCAGTACCCGAGGGTACAGCTGCACAGGCAACAGGAGAATGAGTCACACAAGGTCTTtgaattatatttaaaatgcttcCAGTTGTATTTGAAAAAACATCATTAGGCTGCTCAGGCTGAACAAACAGCCTATTTCTGTGTACTGAGAGGGAGcgaaaaatctctctttttcctcaCATCTGTGCCCATAGTTATTAAACCCCACTTCACACATGCTCTCATGGCATCCTTACTGCCTGAAGCCTCCACTTCTGGAGAAATGTGAGCAGGTGTGGAGTGCTGAGAGCAGTGGGACCAaggggcagctcctgcacccctggggcactgggggacagggtccccagcacagcatgCCAGGGGAGGCCCTGAATGCCACCAacctgcctgcacagagcaatCATGCTCATCCCTGCAGGACAgccctctgcctttttttttctctttgccttaGAGAGGTCAGATCTGCTGGGCACACACAGATGCTCTGGGCAGCACCACAGACACCACTGTCTTCCCCGGCACTGGCTCTGCAGAAGAGTCTGGGGGCATGTGCCTGCTCAGGAGGGTCCTTTCCACTCCAAATCCCCTGGAATGAGACAGCCTGGCAAGACATGGAAAAtcagcagctggcagagacTGCAGCTGCTCAGATCAAACCAGTATTGGGTTATCACACAGTTTGTACAACAGCTGCCAGGACACTAAACCTGTCATCCCAGAACATCCCTGCCCAGGGTCTCTCTGCCATTCGCTCCAGGCTCCGTCCTCTTCCCAACAGGACTCTGTCACTGGTTTTAGTAGAAGCACTCATTTTATTAAAGACCTTTGGAAGACACTGACTCCGGTAACAGGAAATAAATAGCTATCAATTTCGCATTCAATTAAAAACTGTTATTAACAGTAAAGTTCGCTGAGGAAGTTCTGCAAAGGTTCTTCACATTTTGGAGTCACTCATTTTTCACATTAATGAAGAGGTCCGTAGCGTGCTctgattaaaaatgaaaataattaaaacgCCAGAGCTGTGTGAATCCCATCAGTGCTGTTGTCTGGGGGCGTGCCCTGCCGTGCCACCGCGCTGCACCCACGGTGTGCCCCAGCCagcggcagccccagccccacatgCGGAGCCCACGCATCGAAGGGCTCACGTGTGACATCAGACTCgactttcttcctcttccactGCCCGGTGAAAGCCTGGAATGAATTTCAAAAGATGCTTTCGAACACTGGCTCTCCTGCTTTTCCGTGGGAGGGTCCCAAAACTGCTGGAGtagctgcagctctcccagagcGGGGACATGGACCCGCTGCTGGCCAGGCTGATGCTGCGGTTCCTGCGCAGCGAgctcctcccagcagctccatccccatccctggggaagACACAATCATCATCCATGCTGGACTGGCGGCTCAGGCTCTCTGCAGCCGAGTCCTCGAAGGCGCTGCCCTGGTAGAAGCTGTCCTCGCTGCCCACCGTCATGGAGCTCAGCCGGCTGCGGGAGCTGCTCTCGCTGGAGAAGCGGGGCTCGCTTGGGAAGAAGGGTGCTGGTGAGCTGCAGCCACCACACGAGCTGGGCTCTTCCAGCTCCAGCGTGCCCAGCTGAGTGTTGTCGTTCACCTCCCCTGGAAGCACGAGCCAAAGAGGAGTGTTAGTCACCGGCTGCTCATCACCAGGAGCAGGACGTCTGTtctgggcacagggaaggatcctgcccagccccttggcacagggagcagccccTTTCCACGTGGGAAGGTGCTCTTGGCTGTGGGGTGGTCCCTGCACCCTGGTGCCTGGGCAgtccataaaaaaacccaaaccagcctcTTCCCTGCTAAGACCGAAgtaagaatggaaaaaattttACCACCCACATAAACTCATATCCTAGGGCTGATGCAAAGAGCCCTTGGTGTGCATTGGTCAAGCAGCAGCCAAGCTCATTACTCTCGGGACAAAAGCGTTCCCTGGGCCAGCCCCTTGCCTTCAttaagaggggaaaaggaagcaaatgaCAGTGAGATTGCAGAAGTGCTTTCGGGGCCGGCTGCAGTCCCCACACGTACCGTGCAGCAAGAGCCGCTCCCGCGCCAGCAGCGCCCGCAGCTCCCCCCATCGCTGGTGCAGCGCCTGCTGCGGAGGAGACGGAAGAGGCTCTGTCACTTCACGGAAGCACAGAGCACTTGAACAGAAAACACTCTAAGAAGTGCAGGTCAGGAAACACTTGTGTGTCCCACTTTTACTCAGACAGTTTTCACAGAGTTTAGcaaatttcttccagaaaacacGAGTGTGCTCATGCCCGAGGGTGCTCTGGCCAAAGCACTGGCCACGTCTGATTTGGAAAGGAGCAGCCTGAAACCCGGAGAGCATGCAGCCCGGAGAGCATGCAGCCCACCATCAcccagctgtggcagtgccagcgctcctctgcagctctgcccagccctggacCACCCACCAGGAACAGGCACCCCACTCCTCCTCCCCGGGCCTCACAGCGTGGTGTGGGAATGGCACAGCCAACCGTCCCTGCCTGCGCTGGGAACACACCACCTGGAAATCCTTACAGCCCCCCAGTGCCACAGGCCTTCCAACACCCAGCAACgttcctttccctctgctgcaggcCAGCTCTTGGGGTAAAATAAaccactgcagagctgattAACAACACCCACCAAAGAGGTGAGGCTGTGCCTGGGGACAGCCACAGGAGGCACCTCCCCACCAATCCAATGAACCCTGTGGAGCTGGACATTCCTACACCCAAACTGACCAGCCTAAGCTCACCTGGGCAGTCCTGAGATTGTGACCACATTTCTTCTCTATTCCCCATTTCCGAAAAATATTATCAGAGGGACCAGTGCTGGGGcggctgggggtgctggcagcagggaacCCACAGGTGTCAGCCCTTGCCAGGACCCCAGTCCCACGGACACCCGCCTGCCCCCATCAGCAGGGAACCCACAGAGCCCTCTCCATTTGACAGTGGAATAACTAATCAATCATATTACCTTGAGTGCCTGCAGTTTGGCCTCCAGCTCCATTTTCCTCAGGAACAAGGCCCCATTGACGGTCTCTAACCTGTGGGAACAGGTGATGCTGGCCCTGAAGCACAGAGGCTCTACCCAGAGGGATTTCTGCCTCTCAgacagtgcagggctgggggacaaCACGATCCTGCCTTCAGTGGGAGATGATATCAGGCCAAACCCCGTCTGAAGGAGAAACACCCACCTCAGATAGTTCCCTGAAGACTTTATCAAGTCCACTATTTGCTTGTGACCAAACCCCTCGGTGTTCACGCCGTTGATGCTGGTGAGGATGTCACCTGTCGGAGACACACAGAGGCCAAAGTGAGCACGAGCAGCTGTGCACACCTTCCACCTGCTGCTCAGGAACAGCAACA
Proteins encoded in this region:
- the ERMN gene encoding ermin, coding for MTEEIPAAPTMPACNGSVSPEHGPRPVIGGIDEIAKSVGTVPYANAETSPDTSPEKENLEENRNSLGEDITPGNFAGEKRCQEKRAENNGTLQQGPADIQDTGTNGQGSGEGPGGTAGLPAGSAGPDTAAAPGTETLAGSADPTGNPAGEEEEEEEEAEEEDTEEDEVQVIEIKKENSEASRLQQRDSDKQPPPPASPGCNSPLEKRGEQPGLGKKNDISRHSYSRYNTISYRRIRKGNTKQRIDEFESMMHL
- the CYTIP gene encoding cytohesin-interacting protein isoform X1, translated to MALRRLLQHNLSAGPAGGEQALPMDGRRMQHLASTVATLPRGRKQLALARSSSSGDSSKPQRHLVAILKEDKETFGFEIQTIRFPHQNDFSLEVCTCVCRIQEESPAHLSGLQTGDILTSINGVNTEGFGHKQIVDLIKSSGNYLRLETVNGALFLRKMELEAKLQALKQALHQRWGELRALLARERLLLHGEVNDNTQLGTLELEEPSSCGGCSSPAPFFPSEPRFSSESSSRSRLSSMTVGSEDSFYQGSAFEDSAAESLSRQSSMDDDCVFPRDGDGAAGRSSLRRNRSISLASSGSMSPLWESCSYSSSFGTLPRKSRRASVRKHLLKFIPGFHRAVEEEESRV
- the CYTIP gene encoding cytohesin-interacting protein isoform X2, whose translation is MALRRLLQHNLSAGPAGGEQALPMDGRRMQHLASTVATLPRGRKQLALARSSSSGDSSKPQRHLVAILKEDKETFGFEIQTIRFPHQNDFSLEVCTCVCRIQEESPAHLSGLQTGDILTSINGVNTEGFGHKQIVDLIKSSGNYLRLETVNGALFLRKMELEAKLQALKALHQRWGELRALLARERLLLHGEVNDNTQLGTLELEEPSSCGGCSSPAPFFPSEPRFSSESSSRSRLSSMTVGSEDSFYQGSAFEDSAAESLSRQSSMDDDCVFPRDGDGAAGRSSLRRNRSISLASSGSMSPLWESCSYSSSFGTLPRKSRRASVRKHLLKFIPGFHRAVEEEESRV